In Paramicrobacterium humi, the genomic stretch TGGTGGAGACCTCGCCCTCGGTGATCATGGTGCCGGCCGCAAGGTCCCCCGTGACGATCGCGGTCGCGACCGGGAGGTACGCGCGCTGCACCGCGGGAGCGCCGTCGGGAGCGGCATCCGCATTCAGGATCAGGTCGGGCACGCACTGATTCTAGATAAATGCAAGCATAAATGCAACAATCGTCGGCTCTTGGAATGCTCGTATGAGCGCACGCAACTTGACATATGAGCGCATGCTCCCGAATCATAGAAACACGCAGCTGTCGACAGGAGAAGCATGGCCAACAATGAGGATGGCATCGTTCGCCTTGCGCGCGAGTTCATCGATCGGGAAGCACGAGCACTCGCGAACCTTGCGTCGCTCATTGACGAGTCGTTCGTCGACATCGTGGAGCGCGTGCTCGCCACACCGGGCAAAGTCATCACGACCGGGGCCGGGACATCGGGAATCATGGCCGCCCGACTGGCTCATATCCTCGCCGTGTCGGGCACTCCGGCGCTGTACCTCTCGAGCCAGGACGCCCTGCACGGCGGTATGGCCGCGATCACCCGGGAGGACCTCGTGATCGCCTTCTCGAAGGGAGGGCAGTCCGCTGAGCTCACGGAGCTCACCGTGCGCCTCGGCGAACGCGGCGTTCACGTCATCGCCGTCACGGAAAAGCCCGAATCTCCCTTCGCGCTCGCGGCGGGAACGGTCGTGCGTGTGGCGACGGATCCGGTCGACGCGGATCCGGGCGGTCTGATCGCCATGGGGAGTACCCTCGTGGCGGGGGCGTGGGGGGACGCTCTGGCGACCACCCTCATGGCGGCGAACCAGTACGACTGGAAAGAAGTTCTGCACAGCCATCCGGCCGGTATCGTCGGGCAGCAGACGAAGCTCCCCGAGACGCTGTCGCTTGGGCTGTCGCTCCCTGATGAGAAGGAATCACGATGAGGATGCTTGTGGCCGGCGTCGACTCGTCGACGCAGTCCTGCAAGGTCGAGTTTCGCGATATCGAATCAGGCGAGCTCGTCGCATCGGGAGCGGCGCCGCATCCGCCTGCCTTCCCCCCGCGCAGCGAGCAGGATCCCCAGGCATGGTGGGAGGCGTTTGTCTCCGTGTTCAGGCAGGCTCGTGCGGACCTTCCTGCCGATGCCGAGGTCCGTGCGATCTCGATCGCGGGCCAGTGTCACGGTCTCGTCGCCCTCGACGAACACGGCGCGGTCATCCGCGACGCGAAGCTGTGGAACGACACGGAATCGGCGCCGGAGCTCGCCGAACTCCGCGTGACGGTTGGGGACGCGGATTTCATCCGGGCTGTCGGATCGCTGCCGACGGCGGCGTTCACGATCGGCAAGCTCGCCTGGCTCGCCCGTCATGAGCCCGCCAACTTCGCTCGCCTGCGGTACGTGCTGCTCCCGCACGACTACCTCACTTTCCGGCTGACCGGGAGACGCGTGACCGATCGCTCCGAGGCGTCGGGAACCGGATACTTCGATGCGGCGTCCGGGGAGTACCGCCTCGATCTCCTTGCCCACGTTGATGGCACCCGCGAATGGCTCTCCCTGCTGCCAGAGGTGCTTGAGCCCTCGGCTGCAGCCGGTACGGTGCTGCCCTCGATCGCCGCAGAGCTCGGCGTCGACGACACGGTTCTCGTCGGCGCCGGCGGGGGAGACCAGCACGCATCCGCGCTCGGCCTCGGTGTCGAGCCAGGCGACGTCGTGTACGCGTTCGGCACGTCGGGCGTCGTATACACGGATAGCAGAGAGCCGGTCTACGACCCACTCGGCTTTGTGAATGGCGTAGCGGACATGAACGGTGGGTTCCTGCCCCTCGTCTGCACCATGAACGCCGCGAAAGTCACGGACACGTTCGCCCGCATTCTCGGAGTCGACCACGCCGAACTCGACCGATTGGCTCTTCAAGCGGGAGAGGACGGGCCCGTGCTCGCGGCATTCCTCGACGGTGAGCGAACGCCCGACCGACCCGGAGCGCGCGGTCTCCTCTCGGGCATCACGACCTCGACCACGCGCGAGCAGATCGCGCGAGCCGCCTACGAAGGGGTCGTGCTCGGACTCGTCGAAGGGCACGCTCACATCGAGCGCGCCGGTGTAGTCACGAACGGAGACGTGATCGCTGTCGGTGGCGGGTCGCGCTCGCGCGCCTACACGCAGCTTCTCGCGGACGCGCTCGGGCGAGATGTGTTCACCGCTGACGCGGGCGAAGCGACCGCCCGCGGCGCTGCTCTGCAGGCCGCGTCCGTCGCGACGGGATGTGACATCGACGACGTGCGTCGCGCGTGGAGGCCCGAGCGCTTTCTCGCGGCTCAGCCTCGCGGCGATTCTCGCGGGAGACGAGACGCGTACGCGCGGACGGTGGCCGTCACGAGTCTCGACGAGCTCTAACCGAGATGTCGGCCCCATTGGAATTCCGCGACTGGCATACCTCCTTTGAACCGGGGCGCATCGCCGTGAGCGTCTATTCGGCACAGGCGGACAATCGCCGGTATGTCGCTGCGGCCGCGGCGCAGGCGAGCGTCCCCGTGCACGTTGACGTGATCCTCGCACGCCGTTCGCGAGCGACCGACGCGCGCTGGGAACACGTCGGGGTCTCGATGGACGATCTTGACGACATCGCCGGGTTCGGCGGCGCCATAGACGTGCACCTCATGGTGCTCGGCGAGCAGGATGACAGTGTCGATACCGCGTTGCAGCAGACACTGGCCCGCGTAATGCTCGTGCGGCCTCGAAGCGTCTCCCTCAGCAGCGAGCTCCTCAATCGGACCAGCGCCATGGCTGCCGAGCTCCGCTCGCTTGGGGTCGCCGTCTGGCTTGAGATCGGGTGCCGGGAGCCAGTGGACATTCTCGAGGACTTCGGCGACGAGGTCGATGGCGTCCTTGTCATGCTGATCGAGACCGGGACGTCACAGCGTGCTCAGGTGCAGCTGCTCGCAAAGATCGCACCGATTCGCGCCCGGACCGCCGCGGATTTCGGAATTGGGATCGACGGCGGCGTCACGAAGGAGATCGCCGCGCAGGCTCTCCGAGCGGGAGCGTCGATCGCGGTGTCGGGCCGCGCGCTCCTGGCCGCGAATTAGCTGTCGGGAAGCGCGAGCACGGCTTCGGCGAGAGTTCGGTCAGTGACGAGCCCGTTCATGAGTCCAGCTCGCGCGACTGCCCGCACAGCGGCAGCCTTACGCGCTCCAGCGGCAACAGCGAGAACGCGAGGGATCGCTCGGAGCTCCGCGGCCGTTGCGCAGATGCAGCGCTCGAGGAAGTCCGGCGCTGGTTCACTGCCGTCCTCGGCGAGCAGAACGCCCGAGATCTCGGCGACAACGCCACGGTCGAGGAGGCCCTGGCGGTCATCGGGATGGATCGACTCGTACAGTTGCGACTCCGGTGGCTGCCAGGAGCCTATTGACATCACCGCTGTCGTCACTTCACTGTAACGACTCAGTGCGCGTGCGATGTCGGGCTGTGAACGTAGTGCCTCTGCCGTTGTGGGATCGGCGAGAACAAGGGGCGCGTAGATCGGGTATGCCGACCCGCCCGAGGCTTGGACGAGCTTCCGCACGAGCTCGACCGGCGACTGGAAGATATTCATGCCAGCCGCACCGGTGAGCTGGACGATTGTCATCGGCGGGAGACTGGGTAGCGACTCCGTCATCGAGCTGAGCGTTCGGCCCCACGCCATCCCGAGGACATCGCCAGGCCGAAGGGTCTCCGTCAGAAGCTCGCCCGCGGCCTTGCCGACTTGGTCCCGCACATGCGTGTCGTCGCCATAAGCCTCGATGACTCTCGCTTCGTCGATTCCCAACTTCGCCGCGACACGAGCGGACAAGTCTTCGTCAACGAGGCCTTCATCATTGATCGAGATCGTGATCAGACCGAGTGAACGCGCTTGTTCGATGAGTCGAGCGACCTTGAAGCGCGAGATCTGCAATTCGTCCGCGATTTCAACTTTGCTGTGGTCTTCAAGGTAGAACTTTCGGGCCACGACGAGCGCCATCGCCCGCTCGCTCGTGGGAAGCGGCGCCGAAATCGCCGTCGAGCTGTCTTTGGCAGGCATTCTCTCCCGATTTCTCACTGCTGGTTGCGGTTGCCGTAGATTGACTCTAGTATCAAATCATTCGAGCGCGGTAGTCGCTCAAACGAGCAAAATCCTGAGTTCTTGCGAGGAGGCACGAGCGTGCGAAGGCGAATACCCAATGAAGTCGGAATCGCCGCAGTCGTGGTGATCGTCGCGATCGTCCTGAGCATCATGTCGCCGACCTTCCGGACGATCAGCAACGTCGAGATCCTGCTCCTCAACGGGGCCGTTATCGCCTTCCTCGCGCTAGGTCAGACGTTCGTTCTTCTCACGGGAGGCATCGACCTCTCAACTGGCTCGAATATCGCTCTCACCGGAATGGTCGCAGCTCTGGCGATGCAGGCTGGCTTGCCCTGGTATGTGGCGGTTCTCGCTGCAGTAGCGATCGGGTTGCTCGTGGGCACTTTCAACGGCGCCGTCGTGTACTACCTCAAGCTCCCGCCGTTCATCGTCACCTTCGCGACCTTCGGTGTGGCCGCCAGCATCCCGCTCATCCTCACTGGGGCAAACTCCGTCCCTGTGCGCGATCCGTTCTTTGCCATCATCGGACGCGGCGCCCTCTTCGGAATCCCTATGCCGGTTGTGCTGGTTATCCTCGCGGTCATCATCTTCGCAATCGTCCTTCGATACACCGCGACAGGTGTGCATTTCTATGCCGTGGGCGGCAACGCTGAGACCAGTCGACTTGCAGGCGTGCGGAGTGGACGCGTCATCATGCTCGCGTATGCGATGAGCGGTCTCTGCTCCGCATTCGGGGGCCTCATCACCACGAGTCGTCTTATGGTGGGCTACCCGAGCGCAGGCTCAGGCAATGAGCTCTTCTACTCGATCGCCGCCGCAGTCGTCGGGGGCGTGAGCCTGTTCGGCGGAATCGGCTCGATCGGCGGTGCCCTCCTAGGCGCGGTGCTGATCGCAACCGTCTCCAACGGTATGAACGTAATCGGGGTCGAGAGCTACTGGCAACCCCTCGTCATCGGCGTGATCATCCTCGTCGGCGTCATTCTCGACACGCACCGGCGCCAGCTGTCGCTTCGTGAACTCGTCAAGCGCATGAGCGGCGCTAGATCAAAGCAGCTTCAGACCGTCAGTGACTAGAAACCCCCACCACCAGAGAAACCAGGAGAACAGCAATGCAACGACGCACTCCCCTTCTCGCGGCGCTCGCCGCGGGAGCACTTCTGCTCACCGGATGTAGCGGAGCACTCGACACCGGCACGGGTTCAGCGCCGGATGAGACCGCAGGAACAATCTCGCGTCCCGAAGCCTGCGACGCAGAGAACCCGTTCCTCGCCGTCGCCCTCCCCAACCTGACCAACCCCTACTACGTCGCCATGAAGAAGGGCTTCGAGGCTGAAGGCGAGAAACAGGGCTTCAAGGTTGAGGTTCAGATCGCCAACGACGACGACGCTCAGCAACTGTCGCAAGTGCAATCCATGCTGCAGAAGAAGCCCTGCGCGCTGGCGCTCAACGCGGTGAAATCTGAGCCCGGCGCAGCCATTGTCAAGGCCGCGAACGAGGCGGGTGTTCCCGTCTTCACGGTCAACGTCACCATCTCTGAGGAAGCGCTCAAGGCGCAGAACGCCTCGATCGTGCAGTACCTTGGCGCCGACAACTACGCCGGTGGAAAGCAGATGGCCGAAATGGCGCTGAAGGACCTCGGCGACGATGCAGACATGCAGATCGGGTTCGTGAGCGAGCCGGACGAGGTTCCTGTGCTCGAGCGGGACAAGGGCTTCGAGGAGACGATCGCCGCAGACACGAACGCGAAGGTTGTCGCGAAGGTCGACGGCAACGTCAAGCCTGACGACAGCCTTCGGGTGACCACGGAAATGATGTCGGGCAACCCGGACATCAACCTCATCTTCGCAAGTACCGGACCCGCTACCTACGGGGCGCTCCAGGCCCTCAAGGGAAACGACAAGGTCACGGTGTACGGCTTCTGCGCAGCGGAGGAGCCTCTCACGGACCAGTACGCCGGTTGCGTCGCCCAGGAGCCGGAGTCCTACGGCGAGCAGGTCGTACAGCAGGTGAAGGGCTGGCTCGACGGCGACACCCCGGAGAAGGAGATTCTGCTTCCGCTGAAGCAGTTCGTTTCCGGTGAGACGCCTGCGCCGGGCGAAGTCGGTTAGTCCGGTTCGAAGAGTTAAGGAGGAGCGGTGATGGAGACGGTCGGGGACGCGGGACTCGATGTTCGCGATGTTGTGAAGAGCTACACGGGAACGACCGTGCTCAAGGGCGTCTCCATCGCCGTCCGCCCCGGCGAGGTCGTAGGATTCGTCGGGCACAACGGAGCGGGCAAGTCGACGCTTATGCGTGTCATCTCTGGCGCTACGAAGCCTGATTCTGGCACCGTTGCCATTGACGGCGTCGACGTCCCCCAAGGGTCCCCCACAAGCGCCATCGACGCCGGAATTGCGACGGTGTACCAGGAGCTCTCGTTGCTCCCAAATCTCACAGTCGCGCAGAACGTGTTCCTCGGAGCCGAGAGGACGGCATCAGGCTTCCTGAAGAAGCAGGAGATGAGGGAGCAGGCGGCCGCGCTCGTGAAGAAGTTCGGTCTAAGCGTTGACGTCGAACGCAAGGTCCGTGATTACCCCGTCGCTACCCGGCAATTGCTCGAGATCGCGATCGCGACGTTCCGGAAGGCGCGTTATCTGCTTCTCGATGAGCCGACCACGAGCTTGGAGGGCCGCCAGGTCGACAACTTCCTCGAGACCGTGCGGGGCCTCGCCGCAAATGGCCTCGGCATCGTGCTCGTAAATCACAAACTGGACGAGCTCTACGCCGTCGCGTCGCGCATCGTCGCGCTTGTGGACGGTGAGATCCGCATCGATTCACCGATCGGCGACGTGAGCCGAGACGATGTCGTGCGCGCGATCGCCGGCGAAGAAGCGGTCACGGGGCGCGAGACGCACGGCTCTTCCGCCGACGGCAAGCGTGAAGAAGAGGTCGAGTCTGCGGATGTGGTCGTGCGCATTCGCGACTTGCGATCCCCTGTGCTCAAGGGAGTGACGTGTGAAGCGCGCGCGGGACGCGTCCTCGGCATCTATGGACTCATCGGCTCCGGGCGCACGGAGCTGCTGCGCTCGTTGATCGGCGCCGACAAAATGGATAGCGGACAGATTGAGCTCTTCGGTTCGGCCTATCGGCCTACGACGCCGCTCGAGGCGAGTAAGAGGGGCGTCGTCTACGTGACCGAGGAGCGAAAGCAAGACGGCATCGTGCCGCAACTCGACTCCACCATCAACACGATGCTGCCGGTGCTCAAACAGTCCTACCGTTGGGGGCTGCTTGACCGAAACAGGCTCTCGAAGCGCGCGGACGAGTTCATGACAACCCTCCGAGTGCGCGGCGATAAGCAGGCGCCGATCGCCAGTCTGTCCGGCGGTAACCAGCAGAAGGTGCTGCTCGCCCGGGCTCTCGCCCAGCAGCCCCGCGTGCTGCTTCTCGACGAGCCGACGAAGGGCGTCGACCTGGGTGTCAAGGCGGAGATCCATCGCATGATCCGTCGACTCGCGCACGAAGATGGGCTCACCGTGATTCTCGTCTCGAGCGAGGAAGAGGAGATCTGCGACGTCGCCG encodes the following:
- a CDS encoding SIS domain-containing protein, with protein sequence MANNEDGIVRLAREFIDREARALANLASLIDESFVDIVERVLATPGKVITTGAGTSGIMAARLAHILAVSGTPALYLSSQDALHGGMAAITREDLVIAFSKGGQSAELTELTVRLGERGVHVIAVTEKPESPFALAAGTVVRVATDPVDADPGGLIAMGSTLVAGAWGDALATTLMAANQYDWKEVLHSHPAGIVGQQTKLPETLSLGLSLPDEKESR
- the xylB gene encoding xylulokinase, which gives rise to MRMLVAGVDSSTQSCKVEFRDIESGELVASGAAPHPPAFPPRSEQDPQAWWEAFVSVFRQARADLPADAEVRAISIAGQCHGLVALDEHGAVIRDAKLWNDTESAPELAELRVTVGDADFIRAVGSLPTAAFTIGKLAWLARHEPANFARLRYVLLPHDYLTFRLTGRRVTDRSEASGTGYFDAASGEYRLDLLAHVDGTREWLSLLPEVLEPSAAAGTVLPSIAAELGVDDTVLVGAGGGDQHASALGLGVEPGDVVYAFGTSGVVYTDSREPVYDPLGFVNGVADMNGGFLPLVCTMNAAKVTDTFARILGVDHAELDRLALQAGEDGPVLAAFLDGERTPDRPGARGLLSGITTSTTREQIARAAYEGVVLGLVEGHAHIERAGVVTNGDVIAVGGGSRSRAYTQLLADALGRDVFTADAGEATARGAALQAASVATGCDIDDVRRAWRPERFLAAQPRGDSRGRRDAYARTVAVTSLDEL
- a CDS encoding sugar-binding transcriptional regulator — translated: MPAKDSSTAISAPLPTSERAMALVVARKFYLEDHSKVEIADELQISRFKVARLIEQARSLGLITISINDEGLVDEDLSARVAAKLGIDEARVIEAYGDDTHVRDQVGKAAGELLTETLRPGDVLGMAWGRTLSSMTESLPSLPPMTIVQLTGAAGMNIFQSPVELVRKLVQASGGSAYPIYAPLVLADPTTAEALRSQPDIARALSRYSEVTTAVMSIGSWQPPESQLYESIHPDDRQGLLDRGVVAEISGVLLAEDGSEPAPDFLERCICATAAELRAIPRVLAVAAGARKAAAVRAVARAGLMNGLVTDRTLAEAVLALPDS
- a CDS encoding ABC transporter permease — protein: MRRRIPNEVGIAAVVVIVAIVLSIMSPTFRTISNVEILLLNGAVIAFLALGQTFVLLTGGIDLSTGSNIALTGMVAALAMQAGLPWYVAVLAAVAIGLLVGTFNGAVVYYLKLPPFIVTFATFGVAASIPLILTGANSVPVRDPFFAIIGRGALFGIPMPVVLVILAVIIFAIVLRYTATGVHFYAVGGNAETSRLAGVRSGRVIMLAYAMSGLCSAFGGLITTSRLMVGYPSAGSGNELFYSIAAAVVGGVSLFGGIGSIGGALLGAVLIATVSNGMNVIGVESYWQPLVIGVIILVGVILDTHRRQLSLRELVKRMSGARSKQLQTVSD
- a CDS encoding substrate-binding domain-containing protein yields the protein MQRRTPLLAALAAGALLLTGCSGALDTGTGSAPDETAGTISRPEACDAENPFLAVALPNLTNPYYVAMKKGFEAEGEKQGFKVEVQIANDDDAQQLSQVQSMLQKKPCALALNAVKSEPGAAIVKAANEAGVPVFTVNVTISEEALKAQNASIVQYLGADNYAGGKQMAEMALKDLGDDADMQIGFVSEPDEVPVLERDKGFEETIAADTNAKVVAKVDGNVKPDDSLRVTTEMMSGNPDINLIFASTGPATYGALQALKGNDKVTVYGFCAAEEPLTDQYAGCVAQEPESYGEQVVQQVKGWLDGDTPEKEILLPLKQFVSGETPAPGEVG
- a CDS encoding sugar ABC transporter ATP-binding protein — its product is METVGDAGLDVRDVVKSYTGTTVLKGVSIAVRPGEVVGFVGHNGAGKSTLMRVISGATKPDSGTVAIDGVDVPQGSPTSAIDAGIATVYQELSLLPNLTVAQNVFLGAERTASGFLKKQEMREQAAALVKKFGLSVDVERKVRDYPVATRQLLEIAIATFRKARYLLLDEPTTSLEGRQVDNFLETVRGLAANGLGIVLVNHKLDELYAVASRIVALVDGEIRIDSPIGDVSRDDVVRAIAGEEAVTGRETHGSSADGKREEEVESADVVVRIRDLRSPVLKGVTCEARAGRVLGIYGLIGSGRTELLRSLIGADKMDSGQIELFGSAYRPTTPLEASKRGVVYVTEERKQDGIVPQLDSTINTMLPVLKQSYRWGLLDRNRLSKRADEFMTTLRVRGDKQAPIASLSGGNQQKVLLARALAQQPRVLLLDEPTKGVDLGVKAEIHRMIRRLAHEDGLTVILVSSEEEEICDVADDVIVMSHGRADGELLDPATLTAASLRQAAWEAA